One Coregonus clupeaformis isolate EN_2021a chromosome 21, ASM2061545v1, whole genome shotgun sequence DNA window includes the following coding sequences:
- the LOC121534464 gene encoding NACHT, LRR and PYD domains-containing protein 3-like — protein sequence MVMPIADELLSEGMIHNELYSNISAARTDEDKMRQLFKALHSGGNKVKSAFLSMLRENDPHLVQDLVQEYNSLPGEHDRYTEPLIIQKHRQQREREEEIRSTGQNFYQVMGQRDSKAYKSTKVERLFDPDEHGDIQRTVILQGPSGTGKSFTTQKIMSDWACERLYQDRFDFVFHLRCKELNQATGNKSVMDLPNYDQSLSSMIKQVLRQSPERVLFLVDGFDELKFPLDVPKDSLPRDPWTQCSPEETLSGLIRKQILPESFLLVTTRSTALDKLNGVVKNPVRYAEIVGFSKEGVEEYFQRFFKKEQHSQQAYDTVRKNETLFTACFIPVICWIICTVYREQFEEGTEMIQSLETTTSIFVEFVATLLKHHSQDMGQSVLTILQGLGKLAEKGMEEQQVLFDHDSVSQTVIM from the exons ATGGTGATGCCTATAGCTGATGAGCTGCTCTCTGAAGGCATGATCCATAACGAGCTGTACTCTAACATCAGCGCTGCCAGAACTGATGAGGACAAAATGAGGCAGCTCTTTAAAGCCCTCCACTCTGGAGGAAACAAAGTGAAATCTGCCTTTCTCTCCATGCTGAGGGAGAATGATCCTCATCTGGTCCAGGACTTGG TGCAGGAGTACAACTCTCTCCCTGGAGAACATGACCGCTACACTGAGCCCCTGATCATCCAGAAACAccgtcagcagagagagagagaggaggagatccGCTCCACAGGACAGAATTTTTATCAAGTCATGGGCCAGAGGGACAGCAAGGCCTACAAGAGCACCAAAGTGGAGAGGCTGTTTGACCCAGACGAGCATGGAGACATTCAGAGAACTGTTATACTGCAGGGCCCCTCTGGGACAGGCAAGTCATTTACCACACAGAAGATCATGTCTGACTGGGCGTGTGAGAGACTTTATCAAGACCGATTTGACTTTGTTTTTCACCTGAGGTGCAAAGAGCTAAACCAGGCCACTGGAAATAAAAGTGTGATGGATCTGCCGAACTATGATCAGAGTTTATCATCAATGATCAAGCAGGTCCTTCGCCAGTCTCCTGAGAGGGTTCTCTTCCTGGTAGACGGCTTTGATGAGCTCAAATTCCCGCTTGATGTACCGAAAGACTCCCTTCCCAGGGACCCGTGGACACAGTGCTCCCCCGAAGAGACACTGAGTGGCCTGATACGAAAGCAGATCTTACCCGAGTCCTTCCTGCTTGTCACCACCAGGTCCACAGCGCTGGACAAACTGAATGGAGTGGTCAAAAATCCAGTGAGATATGCTGAGATAGTGGGCTTTTCTAAAGAGGGGGTGGAGGAATACTTCCAGAGATTCTTCAAGAAGGAGCAACACTCACAGCAAGCCTATGACACTGTGAGAAAAAATGAAACACTTTTCACCGCATGTTTCATTCCAGTCATCTGCTGGATCATTTGCACAGTTTATAGGGAGCAGTTTGAAGAAGGCAcagagatgatccaatcgctgGAGACCACCACCTCCATCTTTGTTGAATTTGTTGCCACTCTGTTGAAGCATCACAGTCAGGATATGGGTCAGTCAGTTCTTACTATCCTCCAAGGACTTGGCAAGCTGGCAGAAAAGGGAATGGAAGAGCAGCAAGTCTTATTTGACCATGATAGTGTCTCACAGACAGT AATAATGTAA